The following are encoded together in the Montipora foliosa isolate CH-2021 chromosome 12, ASM3666993v2, whole genome shotgun sequence genome:
- the LOC137979360 gene encoding uncharacterized protein codes for MQRLHVAGCESAVSSRICGSSGFHWFTMKPTLIVAVFAILIISTSAGPYRKAQKPDPSLDVEGPLSEIKNAEFRPHSPLFGKKEALLKEGLERRRRCISWNC; via the exons ATGCAACG ACTTCACGTAGCTGGGTGCGAATCGGCAGTTTCTTCGAGG ATTTGTGGTTCTAGTGGTTTTCATTGGTTCACCATGAAACCCACCTTGATTGTGGCCGTTTTTGCTATTCTGATTATTTCCACAAGCGCAGGACCATATCGCAAAG CACAAAAGCCTGATCCTTCATTGGATGTAGAAGGACCATTGAGTGAAATCAAGAATGCTGAATTTCGTCCTCATTCACCGCTCTTTGGGAAGAAGGAGGCCTTACTGAAAGAGGGTCTTGAACGCCGCCGACGTTGTATATCCTGGAATTGCTAG